From Oryza brachyantha chromosome 9, ObraRS2, whole genome shotgun sequence, a single genomic window includes:
- the LOC102713845 gene encoding uncharacterized protein LOC102713845, which produces MEEETKSNAINHHHHLIDISPELGGATTVDGTTEMKEPGHAGAVGAGGVVDTTELGDTDAVDGTTAETKEELGGSAGSDGAVETKWLRKLTSSSVNTAVLRDLVARTPMLWYLGERSGTILRPRSRRARADALHAVRAVAVGPFHRRDHWLPFPDDAKLPFLRYLQDQCDLDVDRYVAALAEERDRLRDEFADDDAAGDDVAAEILRVEEKFLQMVLLDSCFILVVSMMLSKLWAGGDGAGCVSRAASISREYFILHMAVSQHAEDIKLDLLVLENQVPFAAVKLLAASCSNLKLRSSVEELVLGCFDDILPRRASPAGAAAGATEFLHVLHLFHWSRVPASKYCIVSTPRKVVQIKEESERLFPCSMELCRSAVWFREAAASCGDLDMWFWSRTASPVAVMTIPRFQVHEYSAGVLHNMVAFEKHFHWAHGACVTAHVARMEGLVRCAQDAAFLRRRGVLSSMRKTDAELVEFFRELGEETVGARLPDEYADMVDAVAWHRKRKVSWWCGGFVLHFFPSPWVVVSLVAAAAVIVVPSLLQTVYTMLSYAKTN; this is translated from the coding sequence ATGGAAGAGGAAACGAAAAGCAATGCGatcaaccaccaccaccacctgatCGACATCTCACCGGAGTTGGGCGGCGCGACCACCGTCGATGGCACGACGGAAATGAAGGAGCCGGGTCACGCGGGTGCCGTCGGTGCCGGTGGCGTAGTGGATACGACGGAATTGGGTGACACGGACGCCGTCGATGGCACGACGGCGGAAACAAaggaggagctcggcggcTCGGCCGGCTCCGACGGCGCGGTGGAGACGAAGTGGCTTCGCAAGCTCACGTCGTCGAGCGTCAACACCGCCGTGCTGAGAGACCTCGTCGCGCGGACGCCCATGCTGTGGTACCTCGGCGAGCGCTCCGGCACCATCCTCCGGCCACGCtcccggcgcgcgcgcgccgacgCGCTGCACGCGGTGCGCGCCGTGGCCGTCGGCCCGTTCCACCGCCGTGACCACTGGCTCCCCTTCCCCGACGACGCCAAGCTGCCGTTCCTGCGCTACCTGCAGGACCAGTGCGATCTCGACGTCGACCGGTACGTCGCGGCGCTCGCCGAGGAGCGCGACCGCCTCCGCGACGAgttcgccgacgacgacgccgcgggGGACGACGTCGCCGCGGAGATACTCCGGGTGGAGGAGAAGTTCCTGCAGATGGTTCTCCTTGACAGCTGCTTCATCCTTGTCGTCAGCATGATGCTCAGCAAGCTctgggccggcggcgatggcgccggctgCGTGTCGCGGGCGGCGTCCATCAGCAGGGAGTACTTCATACTTCACATGGCCGTGTCCCAGCACGCCGAGGACATCAAGCTGGACCTGCTTGTGCTCGAGAACCAGGTCCCGTTCGCCGCCGTCAAGCTGCTGGCCGCCTCCTGCAGCAACCTGAAGCTCCGGAGCTCCGTCGAGGAGCTCGTGCTCGGCTGCTTCGACGACATCTTGCCCAGGCGAGCGAGCCCGGCCggagctgccgccggcgccaccgagTTCCTGCACGTGCTGCATCTCTTCCACTGGTCACGCGTGCCGGCGAGCAAGTACTGCATCGTGTCGACGCCGCGGAAGGTCGTCCAGATCAAGGAGGAGTCGGAGCGGCTGTTCCCTTGCTCCATGGAGCTCTGCCGGTCGGCGGTGTGGTtccgggaggcggcggcgagctgcggCGACCTCGACATGTGGTTCTGGAGCCGGACGGCGAGCCCCGTGGCGGTGATGACCATCCCGCGCTTCCAGGTGCACGAGTACAGCGCCGGCGTGCTGCACAACATGGTGGCCTTCGAGAAGCACTTCCACTGGGCGCACGGCGCTTGCGTGACGGCGCACGTGGCGAGGATGGAGGGCCTGGTCCGGTGCGCACAGGACGCGGCGttcctccggcggcggggcgtCCTGTCGAGCATGCGCAAGACGGACGCCGAGCTGGTGGAGTTCTTCCGCGAGCTCGGGGAGGAGACGGTCGGCGCGCGGCTCCCCGACGAGTACGCCGACATGGTCGACGCGGTGGCGTGGCACCGGAAGCGGAAGGTCAGCTGGTGGTGCGGCGGGTTCGTGCTGCACTTCTTCCCGTCGCCATGGGTGGTCGtgtcgctcgtcgccgccgcggcggtaATCGTTGTGCCGTCGCTTCTGCAGACGGTGTATACCATGCTAAGCTATGCGAAAACAAACTAG